The region CACCAGTTGGCGTGAGAAATCGGGCGGGAAACGCACCAGCAGCAGTGCTCGCTGATTATCAATCGTGGGCGCAATTTCCTGCGGGCTGTGCAGCGTGATGACCCGCGAAAAGGCACTGGCGCTGGCGAAACGCTGCATCAGTTCCACCGAAGCCGGGCCATTGTCTTCGCTGTAAATGGCCAGCGTAGCGTCGGTGACGTCCAGCGTGGCGGCGAACGGGAACAGCAGCACCTGCAGCAGCACCGGCAGCACCAGAATCGCGCGCGTCTGCGGCTCGCGCAGCAATGACTGAAGCTCTTTGCGGATCAGCGTCCACAGGCGATGCAACATATTCTTTTCCTCATCAGCGTGCCGATAGATATCCAGCGCTACCCGGTTAATGAATTCGCGCCCTTAATCCAGCCGACGGCGGGTTTTCCAGGCGGTCAGGCCGATAAAAAATACCGCCGACGTCATCAAAAACAGCAGGTTCATCAGCAACACGCTGTTGATATTCCCAGCCAGAAACAGGGTTTGCAGCGTGCTGACGAAATAGCGGGCAGGGATCAGGTACGACACCGCCTGCACCGGCACCGGCATGCTGTGGATTTCGAAAATAAACCCTGACAGCATCACCGCCGGCAGAAAGGCGGCGTTGAGCGCCACCATCGCCGCGTTGAACTGATTACGGGTCAGGGTGGAAATTAACAACCCCATCCCCAGCGTACTGGCTAGAAACAGGCTGCTCAGGCCGAACAACAGCCACAGCGAGCCGCGATAAGGCACCCCCAACACAAACACCGCCACCACCACGCACAGGGCCATGGCGATCATCCCCAGCACGTAATAAGGGAGCAATTTGGTGAGCAGCAGTTCGGTGCGGGTGACCTGCGTTGAAAGCAGCGCTTCCATGGTGCCACGCTCCCACTCGCGGGCGATCACCAGCGAGGTCAGGATTGCGCCGATTACCGTCATGATGATGGTAATGGCGCCGGGAATAATGAAATGCCGGCTGATGGCGGCGGCGTTGAACCAGTAGCGGGTTTGCACCTCAATCAACGGTTGATAGCGGCCGCCGTGGTCCTGCGCGTACTGCTGCTGCCAGAGTTGCCATACTCCCTGCGCGTAGCCCTGCACGAATTGCGCGGTATTCGGCTCGCTGCCGTCGGTGATGACCTGAATCGGTGCGCGATCCTGCGGGCGCGCCAGCCGTTCGGCGAAATCAGCCGGGATGACGACCAGACCGCGAATCTGCCCGACCTGCATCCGTGCGATCAGCGACGGGCGGTTATCGCTGAGGGTAACGGCCAGAAAGGGCGAACCGGTAAAGGCGCGCGCCAGACTGTCGGCCTCGGCGCTGTGCTGTTCCATCAGTACGCCGACGTTCAGGCGGCTGGAGTCGAGGTTGATGCCGTAGCCGAAGATAAACAGCAGCAATAGCGGGATGACGAAGGCGATCAGCGCGCTGCTGGGGTCGCGCAGGATCTGGCGGGTTTCCTTCAGGCACAACGCGCGTAAGCGCCGCCAGGAAAAATGGTTATCGTCAATGCGCAGTGGCATGTCCCGCCTCCTGATCATAGGCCTGTACCAGTGCGATGAACGCCTGTTCCATGGTCGGTTCCGGCGTGTCGTCGCTGGCGGCCTGACGTTTCAGGTCATCCGGCGTGCCGCTGGCGATGAGCCGGCCGCGGTACACCAGCCCGATGCGGTCGCAGTATTCGGCTTCGTCCATAAAATGGGTGGTGACCATCACCGTCACGCCTTTGTCCACCATGCCGTTGATGTGCTGCCAGAACTCCCGGCGGGTAAACGGATCGACGCCGGAGGTGGGTTCGTCAAGAAACAGGATATCCGGTTCGTGCATCAACGCGCAGGCCAACGCCAGCCGTTGGCGGAAACCGAGCGGCAGCGCGTCCGGCGTTTGCTGGAAGATGGGATGAAAGTTGAACGCCTGCGCCATACTGTCCATCTTATCCTGCTGATGCTGACCGCGCAGGCCGTAAACGCCGGAGAAAAAGCGCAGGTTCTGTTCTACGGTCAGATTGCCGTACAGCGAAAATTTTTGCGCCATGTAGCCGAGGTGCTGCCGCGCCCGGCCGGAACGGGTTTTGAGGTCCATATCCAGCACCAGCGCCTGGCCTTCGGTCGGCGTCAGCAGGCCGCACATCATGCGAAAGGTGGTGGATTTGCCGGCGCCGTTCGGCCCCAGCAGGCCGAATATTTCCCCGCGGCGCACCTGAAAATTCACCCGGTCGGTGGCGGCGAAATCGCCGAATTTTTTGGTCAGGTTCCGCGCCTCGATCACCGTTTCCCCGCGGTGGGTGTCCAACTGCGGCAGAATAGAAGCCAGTAATGAGGTGGCGCTCGGCCCGCCGCCCAATAAGTCGATGAAGGCATCTTCAAAACGCGGCGCGGTGTCCTGCACGCTGTCCGGCGGCAGGCCGAGGGTGTGCAGCAGCGTGGCGCGATCCGCCTGCGGTTTCAGAATCAGCCGCACGTAGCGCCCCTGAATCACGCCGTCGCTCACCTGCGGCTGACGTAGCGCCTGTTGCAGCAGGCGACGGTGGTTGCTGCCCGGCTGGTCGAGCAGCAGACAGCGGCCCGCCATCCGTTGCGTCAGGTCGGCGGGCGCGCCCCGGTAGAGCAATTCGCCTTCGTTGAGCAGCAGCACGTCGCGGCACTGTTCCGCCTCGTCCAGATAGGAGGTGCTCCACAAAATCAGCATGCCGTCGTCCGCCAGTTCATGCACCATACGCCACAGTTCACGGCGGGAGATCGGGTCGACGCCGACGCCGGGTTCATCCAGCAGCAGTACGCCGGGCTGCCCCAGCAGGGTGCAGGCCAGCCCCAGCTTCTGCTTCATGCCGCCGGAGAGTTTACCCGCCAGCCGGGTAGTAAAGCAGGTGAGGTCGGTAAACTGCAGCAGCCGCTCGAAGGTGGCGCGCCGGGTGTCGCCGGTGATGCCGCGCAGGTCGGCGTACAACGTCAGGTTTTCCATCACGGTGAGGTCTTCATACAGGCCGAATTTCTGCGGCATGTAACCGAGCCGGGCGTGCAACTGGCGGTCATCGGCGATCGGGTCCAGCCCCAGCACCCGACTAGTGCCCGCGCTGGGCGTCAGCAATCCGGCCAGCATGCGCATCAGCGTGGTTTTGCCGGCGCCGTCCGGCCCTACCAGCCCGGTGACCGCGCCGGCGCGAATTTCGGCGCTCAACTGTGCCAGCGCCGGTTTCGTCATGCCGGCGAAGCGTTTTTCCAGCGCCTCAAGGCGGATCAGCGGCGGGTCACTGGTCATGGCGTGATCTGTCCTGTACCAGCGTGAGGGTCACCGGCATGCCCTGGCGCAGACCGTCGTCTGGGTCACTGACGATGATGCGCAGCCGGTA is a window of Dickeya solani IPO 2222 DNA encoding:
- a CDS encoding ABC transporter permease, whose translation is MPLRIDDNHFSWRRLRALCLKETRQILRDPSSALIAFVIPLLLLFIFGYGINLDSSRLNVGVLMEQHSAEADSLARAFTGSPFLAVTLSDNRPSLIARMQVGQIRGLVVIPADFAERLARPQDRAPIQVITDGSEPNTAQFVQGYAQGVWQLWQQQYAQDHGGRYQPLIEVQTRYWFNAAAISRHFIIPGAITIIMTVIGAILTSLVIAREWERGTMEALLSTQVTRTELLLTKLLPYYVLGMIAMALCVVVAVFVLGVPYRGSLWLLFGLSSLFLASTLGMGLLISTLTRNQFNAAMVALNAAFLPAVMLSGFIFEIHSMPVPVQAVSYLIPARYFVSTLQTLFLAGNINSVLLMNLLFLMTSAVFFIGLTAWKTRRRLD
- a CDS encoding ATP-binding cassette domain-containing protein — protein: MTSDPPLIRLEALEKRFAGMTKPALAQLSAEIRAGAVTGLVGPDGAGKTTLMRMLAGLLTPSAGTSRVLGLDPIADDRQLHARLGYMPQKFGLYEDLTVMENLTLYADLRGITGDTRRATFERLLQFTDLTCFTTRLAGKLSGGMKQKLGLACTLLGQPGVLLLDEPGVGVDPISRRELWRMVHELADDGMLILWSTSYLDEAEQCRDVLLLNEGELLYRGAPADLTQRMAGRCLLLDQPGSNHRRLLQQALRQPQVSDGVIQGRYVRLILKPQADRATLLHTLGLPPDSVQDTAPRFEDAFIDLLGGGPSATSLLASILPQLDTHRGETVIEARNLTKKFGDFAATDRVNFQVRRGEIFGLLGPNGAGKSTTFRMMCGLLTPTEGQALVLDMDLKTRSGRARQHLGYMAQKFSLYGNLTVEQNLRFFSGVYGLRGQHQQDKMDSMAQAFNFHPIFQQTPDALPLGFRQRLALACALMHEPDILFLDEPTSGVDPFTRREFWQHINGMVDKGVTVMVTTHFMDEAEYCDRIGLVYRGRLIASGTPDDLKRQAASDDTPEPTMEQAFIALVQAYDQEAGHATAH